In one Parageobacillus genomosp. 1 genomic region, the following are encoded:
- the sigE gene encoding RNA polymerase sporulation sigma factor SigE: protein MKTWKLRIMYFFYKLLTKLGIKTDEIYYIGGSEALPPPLTKEEEEMLIEKLSAGDETARSLLIERNLRLVVYIARKFENTGINIEDLISIGTIGLIKAVNTFNPEKKIKLATYASRCIENEILMYLRRNNKVRSEVSFDEPLNIDWDGNELLLSDVLGTEDDVITKDLEADVDRRLLFNALRQLSEREKQIMELRFGLSGGEEKTQKDVADLLGISQSYISRLEKRIIKRLRKEFNKMM from the coding sequence ATGAAAACGTGGAAACTTCGCATCATGTATTTTTTCTATAAGCTATTGACGAAGTTAGGAATTAAAACGGATGAAATATATTATATCGGCGGTAGTGAGGCGCTGCCCCCGCCATTGACAAAAGAAGAGGAAGAAATGTTGATCGAAAAGCTTTCTGCTGGGGACGAAACGGCAAGATCGCTCCTTATTGAGCGCAATTTACGGCTTGTTGTCTATATTGCGCGTAAGTTTGAAAACACAGGAATTAATATTGAAGATTTAATTAGCATCGGAACGATCGGACTGATTAAAGCGGTAAATACGTTTAATCCCGAGAAAAAAATTAAACTGGCCACCTATGCGTCCCGCTGCATTGAAAACGAGATATTAATGTATTTGCGGCGCAATAATAAAGTCCGTTCTGAAGTATCGTTTGATGAACCGCTAAACATCGATTGGGATGGCAATGAATTACTATTGTCGGATGTGCTCGGCACGGAAGACGATGTAATTACAAAAGATTTGGAAGCAGATGTCGACCGGCGACTTTTATTTAATGCACTGCGCCAGCTTAGCGAGCGCGAAAAGCAAATTATGGAACTTCGCTTTGGGCTTTCAGGCGGAGAAGAAAAAACGCAAAAAGACGTTGCCGATTTGCTTGGCATATCGCAATCTTACATATCACGGTTAGAAAAACGGATTATTAAGCGGCTTCGCAAAGAATTCAATAAGATGATGTAA
- the ftsZ gene encoding cell division protein FtsZ, whose amino-acid sequence MLEFDTTIDQFATIKVIGVGGGGNNAVNRMIEHGVQGVEFIAVNTDAQALNLSKAPTKLQIGAKLTRGLGAGANPEVGKKAAEESKEQIEEALKGADMVFVTAGMGGGTGTGAAPVIAQIARELGALTVGVVTRPFTFEGRKRATQAASGIAAMKEAVDTLIVIPNDRLLEIVDKNTPMLEAFREADNVLRQGVQGISDLIAVPGLINLDFADVKTIMSNKGSALMGIGIASGENRAAEAAKKAISSPLLETSIDGAQGVLMNITGGTNLSLYEVQEAADIVASAADQEVNMIFGSVINENLKDEIIVTVIATGFNENVASQPRPSRVGIGTIPKVTPAPKREKREEVTQDYTALRSAQVEDPLDIPAFLRNRNRRR is encoded by the coding sequence ATGCTGGAGTTTGACACTACAATTGATCAATTCGCAACGATTAAGGTGATTGGAGTCGGCGGCGGCGGCAACAACGCCGTCAACCGGATGATTGAACATGGTGTACAAGGTGTCGAGTTTATTGCTGTCAATACAGACGCGCAAGCGTTAAATTTATCAAAAGCACCGACAAAGCTGCAAATTGGGGCAAAATTAACGCGCGGCTTAGGTGCCGGTGCCAATCCAGAAGTTGGAAAAAAAGCGGCGGAAGAAAGCAAGGAACAAATTGAAGAGGCGCTAAAAGGCGCGGATATGGTGTTTGTGACAGCCGGAATGGGCGGAGGAACAGGCACTGGAGCTGCCCCAGTCATTGCCCAAATCGCTCGTGAATTAGGCGCCCTGACCGTCGGAGTGGTCACTCGTCCGTTCACATTTGAAGGACGGAAGCGGGCGACACAGGCGGCAAGCGGAATTGCAGCAATGAAGGAAGCCGTCGATACGTTAATCGTTATTCCAAACGACCGTCTCTTAGAAATTGTTGATAAAAACACGCCGATGTTAGAGGCATTCCGCGAAGCCGATAACGTTCTACGCCAAGGGGTGCAGGGCATCTCTGATTTAATCGCCGTGCCAGGCCTGATAAACTTGGACTTTGCCGATGTAAAAACGATTATGTCCAATAAAGGCTCGGCGCTGATGGGCATCGGGATTGCCAGCGGCGAAAATCGGGCGGCAGAAGCGGCGAAAAAAGCGATTTCGAGTCCGCTGTTAGAAACGTCAATTGATGGTGCCCAAGGGGTATTGATGAATATCACCGGCGGGACGAATTTAAGTCTTTATGAGGTGCAAGAAGCTGCTGATATTGTTGCATCGGCCGCCGATCAAGAGGTAAATATGATTTTCGGTTCGGTCATTAATGAAAACTTAAAAGATGAAATTATCGTAACGGTCATTGCGACCGGATTTAATGAAAATGTCGCTTCGCAGCCGCGCCCATCGCGGGTTGGAATCGGCACTATTCCGAAAGTGACCCCTGCCCCGAAACGGGAGAAACGCGAAGAAGTGACGCAAGATTATACGGCATTGCGCTCGGCGCAAGTCGAAGATCCGCTGGATATTCCTGCGTTTCTGCGCAATCGCAATCGCCGCCGTTAA
- a CDS encoding DUF881 domain-containing protein produces MKKQKNNRVILSFICFIFGMMLAFSYQYTKKEAAKRNVTDRQWQKEYEYRKQLIQIQKENRKLKNELVEKQNEVTKIENELANQQKTHTNLAKQAEKLRMYVGESKVKGKGIEVTLADASYIPSEQSATDYIVHEQHVFKVIHELLISGAEAIAINGQRISHRSYIVCNGPVIEVDGTQHAAPFIISAIGNPDVLVSALNIAGGVTDQLVQDNITVKIDRKEEIVLDPIFPVRRP; encoded by the coding sequence ATGAAGAAACAAAAAAATAATCGTGTCATCCTTTCTTTCATCTGTTTTATATTTGGGATGATGCTTGCGTTTTCGTATCAGTATACAAAAAAAGAAGCGGCGAAGCGAAACGTCACGGACCGGCAGTGGCAAAAAGAATATGAGTACCGTAAGCAGCTGATTCAAATCCAAAAGGAAAACCGGAAGCTAAAAAACGAGTTAGTGGAAAAACAAAACGAAGTTACCAAAATAGAAAATGAGTTGGCCAATCAACAAAAAACGCATACGAATTTGGCCAAACAGGCGGAAAAGTTGCGCATGTATGTCGGAGAGTCGAAAGTAAAAGGAAAGGGAATTGAAGTTACGCTAGCGGACGCATCCTATATTCCATCGGAGCAAAGTGCGACCGATTACATCGTTCATGAACAGCATGTTTTTAAAGTGATTCACGAGCTTCTTATTTCCGGAGCAGAAGCTATCGCCATTAACGGACAGCGGATTTCCCACCGTTCGTATATTGTTTGCAACGGCCCTGTCATTGAAGTAGACGGTACGCAGCATGCGGCGCCTTTTATTATTTCGGCGATCGGCAATCCAGACGTCCTTGTTTCCGCTTTGAATATTGCCGGCGGAGTAACAGACCAGCTCGTACAAGATAACATTACGGTGAAGATTGACAGGAAAGAGGAAATTGTACTTGATCCTATTTTTCCAGTACGTCGTCCATAA
- a CDS encoding cell division protein SepF: MGLIKKFKDYFLEEDYEEYEEEYEEEYGEEEEVQPLTKGNAKANIVSLQSVQKSSKVVLIEPRAYAEAQEIADHLKNRRAVIVNLQRIQHEQAKRIVDFLSGTVYAIGGDIQQVGTKIFLCTPDNVDVSGSISIDSEDDRTIKRW, encoded by the coding sequence ATGGGATTAATAAAAAAATTCAAAGATTATTTTTTAGAGGAAGATTATGAGGAGTATGAAGAAGAATATGAAGAAGAATATGGAGAGGAGGAAGAAGTGCAGCCGCTCACAAAGGGAAATGCCAAAGCGAATATCGTAAGCTTGCAAAGCGTGCAAAAGTCATCGAAAGTCGTGTTAATTGAACCGCGGGCATACGCGGAGGCGCAGGAAATCGCCGATCATTTAAAAAACCGGCGCGCGGTGATTGTCAATTTGCAACGGATTCAGCACGAGCAGGCGAAACGAATCGTCGACTTTTTAAGCGGCACCGTATATGCGATCGGCGGCGACATTCAGCAAGTCGGCACGAAAATTTTTTTATGCACGCCAGATAACGTCGATGTCAGTGGCTCGATTTCGATTGATAGCGAGGACGATAGAACAATAAAGAGGTGGTAG
- the ftsA gene encoding cell division protein FtsA — protein MSSNEIVVSLDIGTSSVKVIIGEMLNDSINIIGVGNVKSEGLKKGSIVDIDKTVQSIKRAVEQAERMVGLTIRRVIVGVTGNHVQLQDCHGIVAVSSENREISDEDVARVIDAAQVVSIPPDREIIGVIPRQFIVDGLDGINDPRGMLGVRLEMEGTIITGSKTILHNLLRCVERAGLEISDICLQSLAAGTLALSDDEKNLGVALVDIGGGSTTIAVFEQGFLQATSALPVGGEHITKDLAIGLRTTTEDAEKIKLKHGHAFYDHASEEEVFTVPIIGTDQYQQFTQLEVADIIEARLEEIFQMVQHEIRKLGFRDLPGGYVLTGGVANMPGILELAHVVLGSSVRIAMPDYIGVRDPQYTTGVGLIKFAYRQAMLQGKSVPVAATVAEPVERHPQKQQPKPKKKEDNFGKKMKKFFGSFFE, from the coding sequence ATGAGCAGCAATGAGATCGTCGTTAGCCTTGATATTGGTACATCGAGCGTGAAAGTCATCATTGGAGAAATGCTGAACGATTCCATTAACATTATTGGAGTAGGGAATGTAAAATCGGAAGGGCTCAAAAAAGGGTCTATTGTTGATATAGATAAAACGGTGCAATCGATCAAACGTGCGGTGGAGCAAGCGGAGCGGATGGTTGGTTTAACGATTCGCCGCGTGATCGTCGGTGTGACAGGCAATCATGTTCAACTGCAAGACTGCCATGGCATTGTCGCTGTTTCCAGCGAAAACCGTGAAATTAGCGATGAGGATGTTGCGCGTGTGATCGATGCTGCGCAAGTCGTATCGATTCCTCCAGATCGGGAAATTATCGGCGTTATTCCGCGGCAGTTTATCGTGGACGGATTGGATGGAATTAACGATCCACGCGGCATGCTCGGCGTCCGTCTTGAAATGGAAGGAACGATTATCACCGGTTCGAAAACGATTTTACATAACTTACTCCGCTGTGTGGAACGTGCTGGTTTGGAAATAAGCGATATTTGCCTACAATCGCTTGCAGCTGGCACCCTCGCCTTATCTGATGATGAAAAAAATTTGGGAGTCGCATTAGTGGATATCGGCGGTGGTTCCACGACGATCGCTGTTTTTGAACAAGGCTTTTTGCAGGCCACTTCTGCTTTGCCTGTAGGGGGCGAGCATATTACAAAAGATTTAGCGATCGGACTGCGTACGACGACGGAAGATGCAGAAAAAATTAAACTAAAGCATGGACATGCTTTTTATGATCATGCTTCGGAAGAGGAAGTATTCACCGTGCCGATTATCGGGACCGATCAATATCAGCAGTTTACCCAATTGGAAGTCGCTGATATCATTGAGGCGAGATTGGAAGAAATTTTTCAAATGGTCCAGCACGAAATTCGCAAGCTCGGATTTCGCGACCTGCCTGGCGGCTACGTGCTTACAGGCGGTGTCGCCAATATGCCGGGAATATTGGAATTGGCGCATGTCGTGTTAGGAAGCAGCGTGCGCATTGCGATGCCTGATTATATAGGGGTGCGCGACCCACAATATACGACAGGAGTCGGATTAATTAAGTTTGCTTATCGGCAGGCGATGCTACAAGGAAAATCGGTTCCGGTTGCCGCCACTGTGGCGGAGCCGGTAGAGCGACATCCGCAAAAGCAGCAGCCGAAGCCGAAAAAGAAGGAAGACAACTTTGGAAAAAAAATGAAGAAGTTTTTCGGATCTTTCTTTGAATAG
- a CDS encoding DUF881 domain-containing protein, whose protein sequence is MERKKTIYFTCITTIFGLMLAAGLQTTSHPKVRDTRDIWELRADLKKEQQLQQQLLFEMEGYEQKLRDYKQKQRSNREAVLHETVRELEQEAGLTEAKGPGVVLTIEPFYPNDYVGPITETVSPELLQRLMNELNKYGAKEIAIADERITNTTAVRDVNGVTQVGDRKISSLPIEVKVIADDADMLYNRLTVSTIRDDFIVENLQLTISKPLASIVIPPSDEKWNAKYMEMVKAEKEEK, encoded by the coding sequence TTGGAGCGTAAGAAAACGATCTATTTCACTTGTATTACGACGATTTTTGGATTGATGCTTGCTGCTGGGCTGCAGACAACATCGCATCCGAAAGTTCGCGATACGCGCGATATTTGGGAATTGCGCGCCGATTTAAAAAAAGAACAACAGCTGCAACAGCAGCTTCTGTTTGAAATGGAAGGCTATGAGCAAAAATTACGGGACTATAAGCAAAAGCAACGCTCAAATCGAGAAGCGGTTTTGCACGAAACGGTAAGGGAATTGGAACAAGAAGCCGGCTTGACGGAAGCGAAAGGCCCAGGCGTGGTGCTGACGATTGAGCCATTTTATCCCAACGATTATGTCGGTCCGATTACGGAAACGGTGTCGCCCGAGCTGCTGCAGCGGCTGATGAATGAGCTGAATAAGTACGGTGCAAAAGAAATCGCCATTGCCGACGAGCGGATTACCAACACCACGGCGGTTCGCGATGTGAACGGCGTGACGCAAGTCGGGGACCGCAAAATTTCTTCACTTCCTATTGAAGTAAAGGTGATCGCCGATGATGCCGACATGTTGTACAACCGTCTAACCGTATCGACCATCCGTGACGATTTCATTGTGGAAAATTTGCAGCTTACGATCTCGAAGCCGTTGGCATCGATCGTCATTCCGCCGTCTGATGAAAAATGGAATGCAAAATATATGGAAATGGTAAAAGCCGAAAAGGAGGAGAAATAG
- the sigG gene encoding RNA polymerase sporulation sigma factor SigG, translating into MTRNKVEICGVDTSKLPVLKNEEMRELFKRMHEGDLEAREKLVNGNLRLVLSVIQRFNNRGEFVDDLFQVGCIGLMKSIDNFDLSQNVKFSTYAVPMIIGEIRRYLRDNNPIRVSRSLRDIAYKALQVRERLMSETAKEPTTEEIAKELGVSHEEVVFALDAIQEPVSLFEPIYNDGGDPIYVMDQLSDERNRDSQWIEEIALKEGLRRLNEREKMIIRKRFFQGKTQMEVAEEIGISQAQVSRLEKAAIRQMNKNIQV; encoded by the coding sequence TTGACAAGAAACAAAGTTGAGATTTGTGGCGTAGACACATCCAAGCTTCCAGTACTAAAAAACGAAGAAATGCGTGAACTATTCAAACGGATGCATGAAGGGGATTTGGAGGCAAGGGAAAAATTAGTGAATGGTAATTTACGGCTTGTGTTAAGCGTTATTCAACGATTTAATAACCGCGGAGAGTTTGTTGATGATTTATTCCAAGTCGGTTGCATCGGACTTATGAAATCGATTGATAACTTTGATTTAAGTCAAAATGTAAAATTTTCAACATATGCAGTGCCGATGATTATCGGCGAGATTCGCAGATATTTGCGCGATAACAACCCGATCCGCGTATCCCGCTCGCTTCGTGATATCGCCTATAAAGCGCTGCAAGTGCGTGAAAGGCTGATGAGTGAAACGGCGAAAGAACCAACGACAGAAGAAATTGCCAAAGAACTTGGTGTTTCTCATGAAGAAGTGGTGTTTGCGCTCGATGCGATTCAAGAACCTGTTTCCTTATTTGAGCCGATTTATAATGATGGCGGCGACCCGATTTACGTAATGGACCAATTAAGCGATGAACGCAACCGCGACAGCCAATGGATTGAAGAAATTGCGCTAAAAGAAGGGCTGCGGCGTCTTAACGAAAGGGAAAAAATGATCATTCGTAAACGCTTTTTCCAAGGAAAAACGCAAATGGAAGTCGCTGAAGAAATCGGAATTTCCCAAGCACAAGTGTCGCGGTTGGAAAAAGCGGCGATTCGGCAAATGAATAAAAACATTCAAGTATAA
- the spoIIGA gene encoding sigma-E processing peptidase SpoIIGA: MAVYLDVIWLLNLCFDSLLLWLTAIMLKRDVVWWRVLVGAFIGSLLVVMMFTPFSVYVQHPVIKVLCSFLIVFAAFGFKRIRYFLENLFTFYFATFTVGGGMVAVHYFLQREIDIHRGMLTTYSLGVGDPVSWMFVLVGFPILWFFSRARIAGIREKKLRFEHIVDVVIVFDGRPLSLKGLIDSGNQLYDPISKIPVMIVEKEKVKEVLPEELVQQLRLETSMDWYHHPVFEKWVHRLRIIPYRVVGSEQQFLIAVKPDRIMIFYERQWLEVEKGLIGLNETKLSADGEYECIIHPKMVQTGRKLTAS, encoded by the coding sequence TTGGCCGTTTATTTAGATGTCATTTGGCTGCTAAATTTGTGCTTTGACAGTCTGCTGCTTTGGCTGACGGCAATTATGCTAAAGCGGGATGTCGTGTGGTGGCGGGTGCTTGTCGGGGCGTTTATTGGCTCCTTGCTCGTTGTCATGATGTTTACCCCGTTTTCCGTGTATGTTCAGCACCCTGTTATAAAGGTGTTATGTTCCTTTTTGATCGTTTTCGCTGCTTTTGGATTTAAACGCATAAGGTATTTTCTAGAAAATTTATTCACCTTTTACTTTGCCACTTTTACCGTCGGCGGCGGTATGGTTGCGGTGCATTATTTTTTACAGCGGGAAATTGATATTCACCGCGGCATGCTGACAACGTATTCACTCGGTGTCGGAGATCCGGTTAGCTGGATGTTTGTTTTAGTCGGATTTCCGATACTATGGTTTTTTTCCCGCGCCCGCATCGCTGGAATTCGCGAAAAGAAGCTGCGCTTTGAACATATTGTGGACGTTGTTATTGTGTTTGACGGCAGGCCGCTTTCATTAAAAGGATTGATTGACAGTGGCAATCAACTATATGATCCTATATCGAAAATACCAGTTATGATCGTGGAAAAGGAGAAAGTCAAGGAAGTGCTGCCAGAGGAATTAGTGCAGCAGCTTCGGCTGGAAACATCGATGGATTGGTACCATCATCCTGTATTTGAAAAATGGGTGCATCGGCTGCGCATCATCCCGTACCGGGTTGTCGGAAGTGAACAGCAATTTTTAATCGCCGTGAAACCGGACCGCATTATGATTTTCTACGAAAGGCAATGGCTTGAAGTCGAAAAAGGGCTCATCGGATTAAACGAAACAAAATTGTCCGCAGATGGGGAATACGAGTGCATTATCCATCCGAAAATGGTGCAAACGGGAAGGAAGCTTACTGCTTCATAA
- a CDS encoding YggS family pyridoxal phosphate-dependent enzyme has protein sequence MTVRDNLAKIRENIEAACQRVGRDPADISIVAVTKYVSVERAREALEAGITDLGENRDDGLLQKYSVLGDKATWHFIGTLQSRKVKNIIDKVDYIHSLDRLSLAKEIEKRATKPVKCFVQVNVSGEATKHGLAVDEVIPFIEQLRDFSHIQVVGLMTMAPYTDDEAVLRSCFRQLKLLQENVQALQIANAPCTELSMGMSNDYVIAIEEGATFIRLGTSLVGKQF, from the coding sequence ATGACGGTCCGCGACAATTTAGCCAAAATTCGTGAAAACATTGAAGCAGCATGCCAGCGTGTCGGACGCGACCCTGCCGACATTAGTATCGTTGCCGTGACGAAATATGTAAGTGTAGAGCGGGCGCGCGAGGCGCTTGAAGCCGGCATTACCGATTTAGGAGAAAATCGCGACGATGGACTGCTGCAAAAATATAGCGTGTTGGGCGATAAAGCGACATGGCATTTTATCGGCACCTTGCAGTCGCGAAAAGTAAAAAATATCATTGATAAAGTCGACTATATTCATTCGTTGGATCGCCTGTCGCTCGCGAAAGAAATTGAAAAGCGGGCGACAAAGCCGGTGAAATGCTTTGTGCAAGTAAATGTTTCCGGCGAAGCGACGAAACATGGACTAGCTGTAGACGAAGTCATTCCTTTTATTGAGCAGCTGCGCGATTTTTCCCATATTCAAGTGGTTGGCTTAATGACGATGGCGCCGTATACCGATGACGAAGCGGTATTGCGGTCGTGTTTCCGCCAATTAAAATTATTGCAAGAAAATGTACAAGCATTACAGATTGCCAATGCGCCATGCACGGAATTGTCGATGGGAATGTCTAATGATTATGTGATTGCCATCGAGGAAGGGGCGACCTTCATTCGACTTGGTACATCGCTAGTCGGCAAACAATTTTAG
- a CDS encoding small basic family protein produces MWLPLIGLLVGFIVGSLADLRVPDEYSNYLSIAILAAFDTLIGGLRAHLQQTYDEIVFITGFFFNIFLATTLTFLGVHLGVDLYLAAVFAFGVRLFQNIAVIRRLLLTEWMERRQNREKS; encoded by the coding sequence ATGTGGCTTCCGCTCATCGGCTTATTGGTTGGTTTCATTGTGGGATCTCTAGCGGATTTGCGCGTTCCGGACGAATATTCTAATTATTTATCCATTGCAATTTTGGCTGCATTTGATACATTAATTGGTGGGCTTCGCGCCCATTTACAACAAACATATGACGAAATAGTATTTATAACAGGGTTCTTTTTTAACATTTTTTTAGCCACAACTTTAACTTTTCTTGGTGTTCATCTTGGTGTAGACTTGTATTTAGCAGCCGTATTTGCGTTTGGAGTGCGTCTTTTTCAAAATATCGCCGTCATCCGTCGTCTCTTGCTTACGGAATGGATGGAAAGGCGACAAAACCGTGAAAAAAGTTAA
- a CDS encoding YggT family protein → MDSLLWFLTTLVQIYSYALIIYILMSWFPNARDTKFGQMLAVICEPYLEPFRRIIPPIGMIDVSPIVAFLVLEFATRGLHALFDMLNLV, encoded by the coding sequence ATGGATAGCTTGCTTTGGTTTTTGACGACATTGGTTCAAATTTATTCGTATGCGCTGATTATTTATATTTTGATGTCGTGGTTTCCTAACGCCCGCGACACGAAATTTGGACAGATGTTGGCCGTGATTTGCGAGCCATATTTAGAGCCGTTTCGCCGCATTATCCCACCGATTGGGATGATTGATGTTTCGCCAATCGTCGCTTTTTTAGTGCTGGAATTTGCGACAAGGGGGCTGCATGCCTTGTTTGATATGTTAAATTTAGTGTAA
- a CDS encoding RNA-binding protein, with amino-acid sequence MEIYQHFRKEEHHFIDQVLEWQETVKRQYAPKLTDFLDPREQQIVQSVIGRDDEVRVSFFGGAPFVERKRAFLYPPYFQPQEADYEIALFEVHYASKFVTLEHRQVLGALMSLGLRRGKFGDILRKEEQIQFLAANEVAEYVRLHLHAIGKATVSLEQKPLSDIMMLEETWQDALITVSSLRLDAILSQAFHTSRQKMQSVIENGLVKVNWKVVEQAHFECGQGDVLSARGFGRCKIMDIEGKTKKEKWLVRIGLQK; translated from the coding sequence ATGGAAATATATCAGCATTTTCGCAAAGAGGAGCATCATTTTATTGACCAGGTGTTGGAGTGGCAAGAAACGGTCAAACGGCAGTACGCCCCTAAGCTTACCGACTTTTTGGATCCGCGCGAGCAGCAGATTGTCCAAAGCGTCATTGGCCGCGATGATGAAGTCCGCGTTTCCTTTTTTGGCGGCGCCCCGTTTGTGGAGCGGAAGCGGGCGTTTTTGTACCCGCCGTATTTTCAGCCGCAAGAAGCGGATTATGAAATTGCCTTATTTGAAGTCCATTATGCGAGCAAATTTGTCACCTTAGAGCATCGGCAAGTGTTAGGGGCGCTGATGTCGCTTGGTTTAAGGCGCGGAAAATTTGGCGATATTTTGCGCAAAGAGGAACAAATACAATTTCTTGCGGCAAACGAGGTGGCGGAGTATGTCCGCCTCCATTTGCATGCAATCGGCAAAGCGACTGTTTCGTTAGAACAAAAGCCGCTTTCAGACATCATGATGCTAGAAGAAACGTGGCAAGATGCGCTGATTACCGTTTCGTCATTGCGGTTGGACGCGATCTTGTCCCAAGCTTTTCACACCTCGCGGCAGAAAATGCAATCCGTTATTGAAAACGGGCTTGTCAAAGTCAATTGGAAAGTAGTCGAGCAGGCGCATTTTGAATGTGGGCAAGGCGATGTTCTTTCGGCGCGCGGATTTGGTCGCTGTAAAATCATGGACATTGAGGGGAAGACAAAAAAAGAGAAGTGGCTTGTTCGCATCGGCCTGCAAAAATAA
- a CDS encoding YlmC/YmxH family sporulation protein has product MMRISEFQSKDIVNVANGKKLGNIGDIDIDLETGKIRSLIILGAGKVLGLFGREEAVVIPWQNIVKVGADVILVRLQDSE; this is encoded by the coding sequence ATGATGAGAATTTCCGAATTTCAATCGAAAGACATTGTCAATGTGGCAAACGGCAAAAAATTGGGAAATATTGGCGATATCGATATCGATTTAGAGACAGGAAAAATCCGCTCGTTAATCATTTTAGGGGCAGGAAAAGTGCTCGGTTTATTCGGGCGCGAAGAAGCGGTTGTCATCCCGTGGCAAAATATCGTCAAAGTTGGTGCGGACGTTATTTTAGTTCGCTTGCAGGATAGCGAATAG
- the pgeF gene encoding peptidoglycan editing factor PgeF, whose amino-acid sequence MSDIFQQAGKELLLLQPSYPFTEVTAGFTTKHGGMSSGAFATFNLGLHVGDDCAVVVHNRQRLADLLQFPLERWICCEQIHDARIEKVTAGQSGRGATDYSSAIAGADGLYTDEAGVLLALCFADCVPLYFMAPKHGMIGLAHAGWKGTVKNIAGKMVRLWQEREHIPLADIYVAVGPSIGACCYVVDDRVIVHVDRVLQEEQPLVYRQVSPGQYALDLKALNQMLLMKEGIRKDHIYVSSYCTSCADHLFFSHRRDHGKTGRMMAFIGRKEEK is encoded by the coding sequence ATGTCTGACATTTTTCAACAAGCAGGCAAGGAGCTGCTGTTACTGCAGCCATCGTATCCGTTCACCGAAGTAACGGCTGGCTTTACGACAAAACACGGTGGGATGAGCAGCGGCGCGTTTGCGACATTTAATTTAGGGCTGCATGTCGGCGACGACTGTGCTGTCGTTGTCCACAACCGCCAGCGTTTGGCCGATTTGCTGCAATTTCCGCTTGAGCGATGGATCTGTTGCGAGCAAATACACGACGCCCGCATCGAAAAGGTCACAGCTGGCCAAAGTGGAAGAGGAGCGACAGATTATTCATCCGCCATAGCGGGTGCGGATGGTTTATATACAGATGAAGCAGGGGTGCTGCTTGCTTTATGTTTTGCTGACTGCGTACCGCTTTATTTTATGGCGCCAAAACATGGCATGATCGGGCTTGCCCATGCCGGATGGAAAGGAACGGTAAAAAATATTGCCGGAAAAATGGTCCGGCTTTGGCAGGAGCGGGAACACATTCCGCTTGCTGATATCTATGTGGCGGTCGGTCCTTCGATTGGCGCCTGCTGCTATGTAGTCGATGACCGCGTAATCGTACATGTTGATCGCGTTTTACAAGAAGAACAGCCGCTTGTGTATCGGCAAGTAAGCCCTGGACAATATGCGCTTGATTTAAAAGCATTGAATCAGATGTTGCTAATGAAAGAAGGCATCCGTAAAGACCATATTTATGTTTCTTCATACTGCACAAGCTGTGCCGATCATTTGTTTTTCTCCCATCGCCGCGATCATGGCAAAACGGGAAGAATGATGGCGTTTATCGGCAGGAAGGAGGAAAAATAA